Proteins from a single region of Apium graveolens cultivar Ventura chromosome 7, ASM990537v1, whole genome shotgun sequence:
- the LOC141674689 gene encoding uncharacterized protein LOC141674689: MCIGFGTGRLLLRVLNLQVLVVHLKSKLQTHLLSKPLMKRQSKIRSMSLLRKLSMFVKRHITRVNDNDSYQFRRFVADAEQPLYEGSDCTKLESMLKLHNWKSRFGITDSAFTDLLSSVGSLLPKDNVLPSNAYEAKKNLSNLGLEYIKFHSCPNDCVLYRGVHADATKCPKCRLSRWKLTKKGEERINLPAKVMWYFPIIPRFKRMFKSPSTAELMCWHAQQRTQDGKMRHPADSPSWKNIDYRWPSFGSEPRNLRLALSEDGVNPHNNGLSNRYSCWPVILVTYNLPPWLCMKKKFMMLSILVPGPHEPGNNIDIYLQPMIDLKKLWKEGEPNMYDAYNKSFFTLKAVLMWMINDFPAYENLSGCVNKGYKCCPVCGDDTVAKYLTHSRKMCYQGHRRYLPLHHPYRRQKAAFNGQQEFGQPRRTLSGEEVLAEQEQIKFEFGKKLKKAKKVASPWKKKSVFFELEYWKFHHVRHCIDVMHVEKNVCDSLIGTLLNMRHKTKDSAAARHDMMEMGIRSDLAPHNILIFT, encoded by the coding sequence ATGTGCATTGGGTTTGGCACGGGGAGACTGCTTCTACGGGTCCTAAATCTTCAAGTGCTAGTTGTCCACCTGAAGAGCAAGCTCCAGACCCACCTCTTGAGCAAGCCTCTGATGAAGCGTCAGAGCAAGATCAGGAGCATGTCGCTGCTTCGGAAACTGTCGATGTTTGTGAAGCGGCATATAACTCGAGTCAATGATAATGATTCATATCAGTTTAGGAGGTTCGTAGCCGATGCTGAGCAACCTCTATATGAGGGTAGTGACTGTACTAAGTTAGAGTCGATGTTGAAGTTGCATAACTGGAAATCTAGGTTTGGTATTACCGATAGTGCCTTCACTGACCTCCTTTCTTCTGTTGGGTCTCTACTTCCCAAAGATAATGTGTTACCTAGTAATGCATATGAAGCAAAAAAAAACCTCTCCAATTTAGGTCTAGAGTATATAAAGTTCCATTCATGTCCGAATGACTGTGTACTGTACAGGGGTGTACATGCTGATGCAACCAAGTGTCCTAAGTGTCGACTTTCTCGGTGGAAGTTGACAAAGAAAGGTGAAGAGAGGATTAATCTTCCAGCAAAAGTCATGTGGTATTTTCCAATAATTCCTAGATTTAAACGTATGTTTAAATCTCCTTCCACCGCTGAACTAATGTGTTGGCATGCGCAACAGCGGACACAAGATGGTAAAATGCGACATCCAGCCGACTCTCCATCTTGGAAAAATATAGATTATAGGTGGCCATCCTTTGGTAGTGAACCGAGAAACCTTCGCTTGGCTTTATCGGAGGATGGTGTAAACCCGCACAATAATGGCCTATCTAATAGATATAGTTGCTGGCCAGTCATATTGGTGACTTACAATCTTCCTCCCTGGTTATGTATGAAAAAAAAATTTATGATGTTGTCGATATTGGTCCCTGGCCCGCATGAGCCTGGTAATAACATCGACATCTACTTACAACCGATGATTGATTTAAAAAAGCTTTGGAAGGAAGGGGAACCAAATATGTATGACGCGtataacaaatcatttttcactttaaaagcaGTTTTAATGTGGATGATAAATGACTTCCCTGCTTACGAAAATTTATCTGGCTGCGTTAATAAGGGTTATAAGTGTTGTCCAGTTTGTGGAGATGACACCGTAGCTAAATATTTGACTCATAGTAGGAAAATGTGCTACCAAGGGCATCGTCGATATTTGCCTCTACATCATCCTTATAGAAGGCAGAAGGCTGCTTTTAATGGACAACAAGAGTTTGGGCAGCCGCGTCGAACCCTATCCGGAGAAGAAGTGTTAGCAGAGCAAGAacaaatcaaatttgaatttggGAAGAAATTGAAGAAGGCAAAGAAGGTTGCAAGTCCATGGAAGAAAAAGTCAGTATTTTTTGAGTTAGAATACTGGAAATTTCACCATGTTAGGCACTGTATTGATGTCATGCATGTCGAGAAGAATGTATGTGATAGTCTGATTGGCACATTACTAAATATGCGCCATAAGACAAAGGATAGTGCGGCAGCCCGTCATGATATGATGGAAATGGGCATTAGATCTGATTTGGCTCcccataatatactcatattcacctag